The Deinococcus sp. KNUC1210 nucleotide sequence GAACTGATGGCGCGTCTGCACCGCTCGCTGCAGGATCTGGACGATACGGTACGCCGAGGCGGAAAAAAGCCCGATGCACTGGCACTGGGCATGGGCCTGGGGCCGGAAGCGGCCCGCTGGGCACGGATGGCGCTGGCCTGGGAAGTGCCGACCGTGCTGGACGCCGACGCGCTGCAACCGGGTCTGGCGGGGGCCGGACACGGCGCGGTGGTCTGGACGCCGCACCCCGGCGAGGCGGCCCGGCTGCTGGGCGTCGGAACGCCGGACGTGACCCGTGATCCGCTGTCGGCGGCCCGCCGGTTACAGCATCTGCTGGGGGGTGGTGGTGTTGAAGGGTGGTCCCACCACCATCGCCGATGCTGCTGGCGTGTATGTGGCGCGGGGTGGACATCCGGGCATGGCGTCGGCAGGTATGGGCGACACGCTGTCGGGCGTGATCGCGGCGCTGCTGGGACAGCGGCTGAGTGCGCTGGACGCCGCGCTGTGCGGAGTGCGTCTGCATGCCCGCGCTGGGGAACTGGCGGGCCGACAGCATGGCTATGGCCTGAGCGCCACCGATGTCAGTGCGGCGCTGGGGGCTGCGTGGCTGAGCCTGACATCAGAATGAGCTAAACGCGAGCTAAAGCTGCTACCCTGAGGCTACATGCAAGGTCTGTTTTTCGATGCGCCTCTGATCGGTCTCCTGGAACTCATTCATGTGAGCCGTAAGTCGGGTGTCCTTTCGGCAGATGCCGAATTACCGTTCAGCATCTCGTTCAGAGAGGGCGAGATGGTGGGCGGCGGCATTCTCGACTGGCAGGGACTGGACGCTATCTATGCCAGCCCGCTGGTGCCCGAACTGGGCAGCTTCAGCTTTCGTGTGGAACCCCAGGTCAATGGCGTGGTGCTCGCGGCCTACGGCAAGATCACCGCAGACTGGGCACGCTACAGCGACGACTGGAATCAGGTCAACGCGGTGGTGGGCAGCCCCAGTGCGCTGTTTCAGGGCGACCTGCCGCTGTTCGACGGGCCACAGGGCCGCAGCATCCGGGCCGTTTCGGCCAGCTCTCAGCTGCCGCTGTTCGACGTGGCCGAACGGGTGGTGGCGGGCGTGCGTGCTGGGCGTCTGCGCCGTCTGGACGGGTTTGCGTGGTACGGCCTGCGAATCCGGCACCATCCCAGCAGCGCTCGTGGCGGTCGGCTGGCTGCCGCGATGGACGGCGAGCGCACGCTGGGTGAACTGGTGGGCGCGGGCTACACGCTGCCGGAACTGCGCGATTATCTGATCGCCGAGATTCGCACCGGCCTGCGGTTTCCCGGCTGTGGCTGGCTGCTGCGCGATCTGCTGTGGGAGCGCACCTTTATGGAGGGCGTGAAATAACGCCGGACAGGAGCGGGCACCGATCATCCTCGGTTCAGACCCGTCGCGCTTCAGGTCTGTCGCCCGCTCCTGCACTTATCAGACCTGCACTGGCGGCGCGGTTTCCCGGCGGCCTGGCCCGCTGCGTCCCCGCCTGAGCAGCAGGAGCAGCAGCGCCGCCACCGCCAGCAGGCCCAGCAGCAGGCCCGCGTTGCCCACCGACAGGAAGGTCAGCGGGGCCAGCACGATCAGCAGCAGCGGCTCCAGATACGGGCGGCCCAGTGCCAGCAGCCCCAGTCCCAGCGCCAGCACGCCGCCCAGCAGCTCGGCGGGCACCGGTGGCAGATACCCGGTCAGGATGCCGCCGAAACTCAGGCCCAGGCTCACGCCCAGCAGCGAGAGGGCCAGCCGCAGCGCAGGCAACGGCAGGCGGTTGAGATTGGCCCACAGCAGCAGCAGCCACGCGCCCAGTGCCAGGCTGATCGGGGCGAAATGCGCGACTTTGGAGAGCGTTTCACGCAGCGATCCCTGCTCGAAAACGACCGCTACATTCTGCGCGGTGATGGCATTCTGAAGCTGCCAGTGCAGCGTCTGGGGCCGCCGAATGCCGCCCGCTCGATGCTGGTGGGAAACAGGCTGTAGCGCTCGAATTTGGCGTTCTGGTCGGCCCGGATCGTCAGATCGAAGCTCTTGACCGGCTCGCGGCGCTGCGACAGGTCGTAACTCCAGCCGCGTGAGCCCTGATGCCGATACGTCACGGCGATGGTCACGGGGGCCCCGGCAGCCACGCTGCCTTCCCACACGCTGCCCTCCGACAGATCGGCGGCGCTGTACGGCTGCCCGTTCACCGTCATCGAGAAGCCCTGGAGCGTCCCGGAGCCGTTGGGCAGCGGAAAGGCGAATCGGATGGTGGCTGGGGTGTTCAGCGGATTCTTGAAACTGTACGTGCCCTGAAACGCGGCATTGTAGTAGCTCTGGCGG carries:
- a CDS encoding NAD(P)H-hydrate dehydratase, which gives rise to MARGGHPGMASAGMGDTLSGVIAALLGQRLSALDAALCGVRLHARAGELAGRQHGYGLSATDVSAALGAAWLSLTSE
- a CDS encoding DUF4388 domain-containing protein produces the protein MQGLFFDAPLIGLLELIHVSRKSGVLSADAELPFSISFREGEMVGGGILDWQGLDAIYASPLVPELGSFSFRVEPQVNGVVLAAYGKITADWARYSDDWNQVNAVVGSPSALFQGDLPLFDGPQGRSIRAVSASSQLPLFDVAERVVAGVRAGRLRRLDGFAWYGLRIRHHPSSARGGRLAAAMDGERTLGELVGAGYTLPELRDYLIAEIRTGLRFPGCGWLLRDLLWERTFMEGVK